The following coding sequences lie in one Anguilla rostrata isolate EN2019 chromosome 8, ASM1855537v3, whole genome shotgun sequence genomic window:
- the prtfdc1b gene encoding phosphoribosyltransferase domain-containing protein 1b gives MADFPVIKAEGKCEGIVIKDEWPGYHLDLFTFPEHYSGDLECVYLPHGIIMDRTERLARDIMDDLGDHDIVVLCVLKGGYQFCADLVEYIKALSRNSNKSLLMRVDFIRLKSYLNDKSTEDLHIVGAEDLSVLNGKNVLIVEAIVDTGKTMKALLKHVETFKPKMVKVAGLLVKRVENAVGRSPDYVGFEIPNRFVVGYALDYNEYFRDLNHICVISESGKMKYKI, from the exons ATGGCAGATTTCCCTGTAATTAAAGCGGAAGGAAAATGCGAAGGCATCGTG ATCAAAGACGAATGGCCAGGCTACCATTTAGACCTCTTTACCTTTCCTGAGCATTACTCTGGGGATCTAGAGTGTGTCTACCTGCCTCACGGAATCATCATGGACAG GACGGAGCGTCTGGCCCGGGACATCATGGACGACCTCGGGGACCACGACATCGTGGTGCTGTGCGTGCTGAAGGGCGGCTACCAGTTCTGCGCCGACCTGGTGGAGTACATCAAGGCCCTGAGCCGCAACTCCAACAAGTCCCTGCTCATGAGGGTGGACTTCATCCGGCTCAAGAGCTACCTG AATGACAAGTCCACAGAGGATCTACACATCGTGGGAGCGGAGGACCTCTCTGTTCTGAATGGGAAG AACGTCTTGATCGTAGAG GCCATAGTCGACACCGGCAAGACCATGAAGGCTCTTCTGAAGCACGTGGAGACCTTCAAGCCCAAGATGGTCAAGGTCGCCGG gcTGCTGGTGAAGAGGGTGGAGAACGCAGTGGGGAGGTCCCCGGACT aCGTAGGGTTTGAAATTCCGAACCGATTCGTCGTCGGCTACGCCCTGGACTACAACGAGTATTTCCGCGACCTGAAC